In Bacillus sp. 2205SS5-2, the sequence AAAGAGATATTACATTTGTTCAGAGTTTCTGTTATAGTAACAAATGTAAAGTTAATGAAAGCGGTAACAGGTAGTTTTCATTTTCAAATACTAAATTACTTCTGAGGTGAGCACAATGAATATTTTATGGGGAATTGCAGGTATATTAGTTGTATTCTCAATCGCATTTATTTTTTCCAGTAATCGTAAGTCTATTAATCTACGAACAATTTTAGGCGGTTTAGCGATTCAAATTGCTTTTGGATTTATCGTATTAAAATGGGAGCTTGGACGAGCGGGCTTAAAGAAACTTTCATTAGGTGTAAATGAGATTGTAAATTATGCAAATGAAGGGGTTAACTTCTTATTTGGTGGGTTATTTGCAGCAGAAGGAATTGGATTTGTTTTTGCATTCCAAGTGCTTACAATCGTGATTTTCTTTTCCTCACTTATATCGGTTCTATACTATCTAGGGATTATGCAACTTGTTATTAAACTTCTTGGAGGAGCGCTATCAAAACTTCTAGGTACAAGTAAAGCAGAATCATTGTCGGCGGCAGCAAATATTTTCGTTGGTCAAACGGAAGCGCCACTTGTTGTTAAACCATATTTAGCTAAAATGACTAGATCCGAGTTATTCGCTGTAATGGTTGGGGGACTTGCATCGGTTGCAGGTTCTGTACTAATTGGGTATTCTCTACTTGGTGTCCCACTTGAGTATTTATTAGCTGCAAGCTTCATGGCAGCTCCTGCAGGATTAATCATTGCCAAAATCATGATTCCTGAAACGGAAACAGCCGTTTCATCTGATAATCTTCAAATGGAAAAAGATACAGAATCAACAAATGTAATTGACGCCGCTGCTAAAGGAGCAAGTGTGGGTCTCCAGTTAGCCTTAAATATAGGGGCAATGCTTCTGGCATTCATTGCCTTAATTGCTTTAATCAATGGCCTTTTAGGGTTTGTTGGTGGATGGTTTAATTTGGATGGTTTAACTTTAGAATCTATCTTAGGCTACCTATTTGCACCACTAGCATTTGCAATTGGTGTTCCATGGTCAGAAGCGATCACAGCAGGTGGATTTATTGGACAAAAGCTTGTCTTGAATGAGTTTGTGGCGTATGCATCATTCGCTCCACAAATTGCAGATCTATCACCAAAAACAGTCGCTGTCGTATCATTTGCTCTTTGTGGATTTGCCAACATTTCTTCAATGGGGATTCTTTTAGGTGGACTTGGTAGCTTGGCTCCAGAACGCCGACCAGATATTGCAAAACTTGGAGTACGTGCTGTAATGGCAGGGATGTTAGCATCTTTATTGAGTGCTTCAATCGCAGGAATGCTTCTATAATTTAGAAGGAGGAGGAGAGGCTTGACCTCTCCTCTTTCTAACTACATTTGACCACTAAATGGTTGATAAGAAACATCAATAATCAAGGATCTTTTCCTATACATTGTGGATATTTCACTTGGTTTTTGAATAAATATTCCATTTAACTGTTAATTCCCATCGAAAATAAATGGATACGAAAAGCAATAAACTTTGTTAAACAGCCATAAAAAAAGAGAAAATTGAAAGGAAGTAATTTTATGACAACATCCATTGGTTCAATGATTGATCATACCGCGTTAAAGGCAAACACAACGAAAGAGGAAATTATCATTTTAGCAAAAGAAGCCATGGAACATTCTTTTGCTTCTGTATGTGTAAATCCAACCTGGGTAGAAACAGCAGCAGAAATTCTTAAAGACACACCAAAAGTGAAAGTTTGTACAGTTATTGGTTTTCCCTTGGGTGCGAGCACAACGGAAGTAAAGGCATTTGAAACGAAAAATGCCATTGAAAATGGTGCTACAGAAGTAGATATGGTCATTAATATTGGTGCATTAAAAGATGGAAATAATGAGCTTGTTGAAGCAGATATTCGTGCTGTTGTAGAAGCTGCAAAAGGAAAAGCCTTAACAAAAGTTATTATAGAGACCTCTTTACTAACAAATGAGGAAAAAGAGCGTGCGTGTAAGCTAGCCGTTTCTGCAGGTACAGATTTTGTGAAAACATCAACTGGTTTTTCAACAGGTGGTGCGACTGTTGAAGATATCGTTCTAATGA encodes:
- a CDS encoding NupC/NupG family nucleoside CNT transporter, whose translation is MNILWGIAGILVVFSIAFIFSSNRKSINLRTILGGLAIQIAFGFIVLKWELGRAGLKKLSLGVNEIVNYANEGVNFLFGGLFAAEGIGFVFAFQVLTIVIFFSSLISVLYYLGIMQLVIKLLGGALSKLLGTSKAESLSAAANIFVGQTEAPLVVKPYLAKMTRSELFAVMVGGLASVAGSVLIGYSLLGVPLEYLLAASFMAAPAGLIIAKIMIPETETAVSSDNLQMEKDTESTNVIDAAAKGASVGLQLALNIGAMLLAFIALIALINGLLGFVGGWFNLDGLTLESILGYLFAPLAFAIGVPWSEAITAGGFIGQKLVLNEFVAYASFAPQIADLSPKTVAVVSFALCGFANISSMGILLGGLGSLAPERRPDIAKLGVRAVMAGMLASLLSASIAGMLL
- the deoC gene encoding deoxyribose-phosphate aldolase, producing the protein MTTSIGSMIDHTALKANTTKEEIIILAKEAMEHSFASVCVNPTWVETAAEILKDTPKVKVCTVIGFPLGASTTEVKAFETKNAIENGATEVDMVINIGALKDGNNELVEADIRAVVEAAKGKALTKVIIETSLLTNEEKERACKLAVSAGTDFVKTSTGFSTGGATVEDIVLMRNVVGPELGVKASGGVRSREDALAMIEAGATRIGASSGVSIVNGEVSTKDY